The Nonlabens spongiae genome contains a region encoding:
- a CDS encoding LytR/AlgR family response regulator transcription factor translates to MEKGKIKVYVVEDLAMTRAALSSILINAGFSFMGGAATAEKALADLNESQPDIFLLDYNLKGSKNGLWLAKKLRADYPHIKIIFLTAMGNDHVLSQIKEVVPDGYLMKPFNKPTLITTIELAHARGKESAKNRPGYDQNESGSNFFIKHDREMIKVEHSSIQFIYSDKNYVFIQCNHMVIKQRMKLNEVYDRFSLPDHFIQCHRRYIVNLNQINSLNQDEILIAKHSVPLSANYRKEVNLKISVHRAKEKQKT, encoded by the coding sequence ATGGAAAAAGGTAAAATTAAGGTGTACGTAGTCGAGGATCTCGCCATGACTCGAGCCGCATTGAGCAGCATATTAATCAATGCTGGATTCTCATTTATGGGCGGTGCTGCCACAGCAGAAAAAGCACTTGCCGACCTAAATGAAAGTCAACCTGATATCTTTCTTTTAGATTATAATTTAAAAGGAAGCAAGAATGGGTTGTGGCTAGCAAAAAAACTGCGAGCTGACTACCCGCATATCAAAATTATTTTTCTGACAGCTATGGGGAATGACCATGTTCTTTCTCAAATCAAAGAAGTAGTTCCAGATGGTTACCTCATGAAGCCATTTAATAAGCCCACGTTGATAACAACTATTGAATTAGCACATGCTAGAGGTAAAGAATCTGCTAAGAATCGTCCGGGATATGACCAAAATGAATCTGGAAGCAACTTTTTTATCAAACACGATCGTGAGATGATTAAAGTGGAACACTCAAGCATCCAATTTATCTACTCAGATAAAAATTACGTGTTTATCCAATGCAACCATATGGTTATCAAGCAAAGAATGAAATTGAACGAAGTTTACGATCGGTTCAGTTTACCAGACCACTTTATACAGTGCCATAGGAGATATATTGTTAACTTAAATCAAATTAATTCTCTTAATCAGGATGAGATTCTTATAGCCAAACACTCAGTACCATTATCTGCTAACTATAGAAAGGAGGTCAATCTCAAAATATCTGTTCATAGGGCTAAGGAAAAACAGAAAACGTAA
- a CDS encoding histidine kinase dimerization/phosphoacceptor domain -containing protein, whose protein sequence is MRKFRALFFLVFLSFQSQPLKSPPSTNVEDFQQAAFFFEEIFKEGRSRELWPASYHVYFEKVEKYCSENCSREQKLLSQFYLLSYYDNQLDSEKVVQIGERLLREIDFIELEASVYTSVALSKAYERLGMFRKQLEIMPLVIELDQKFDNLIRPLGYTYYHDLAMIYYQLQDYEEARRYFTLQSEELLRKGNDFRVASMFNNIALTYERQGDTLKAMEFYRKSIEILEKDHRASESDPLPYRKHFYNVVQSNLASLNMENMSSPEVKEIFLAEIKSSKEIKEPRITRQSYINLSQLYLFDGNVDSLQKYLGLAKKWEESYPDAKDRADISSLLGKMYYLKGDKENGYLAFAKAEKLKDSLQQVITSRLLVEATAEFDYDQISKTLSTKTKELEENRKAVTLQWIVMGVLAVLLTIIGIQFFKANKDKKKISKQRQMLKKNLKEKELLLQETHHRVKNNLQMISGLLEMKQHKVMSADGMEVLQESQEYLTSMALIHHMLYDVEGSGKVNAAPYLQKLIDHIARSNGREDVKFNFNIEPLEISTERLSPLGLLVNELVVNSFKHARDPDLNIMISLERKSNSYHFRYKDSGTAVASRVAHESHEGMGITLIKLFVEEMESVPQFEDTAGFGIEFTFKD, encoded by the coding sequence TTGCGAAAATTCCGTGCGTTATTTTTTCTGGTGTTTTTGAGTTTTCAATCGCAGCCCTTAAAATCACCACCATCCACAAATGTGGAGGACTTCCAGCAAGCCGCTTTCTTTTTTGAAGAAATTTTTAAAGAGGGCAGGTCTCGAGAATTGTGGCCTGCAAGCTATCACGTATATTTTGAGAAAGTTGAAAAATATTGTTCTGAAAATTGCAGTAGAGAGCAAAAATTACTATCCCAGTTCTATCTTTTAAGTTATTACGACAATCAGCTAGATAGTGAGAAAGTTGTGCAAATAGGTGAGAGGCTTCTGAGAGAAATAGACTTTATTGAACTAGAAGCTTCAGTCTATACCAGTGTTGCTCTATCAAAAGCTTATGAGCGACTGGGGATGTTTAGAAAACAGCTTGAGATCATGCCCCTCGTGATTGAGCTGGATCAAAAATTTGATAATCTTATACGGCCTTTAGGGTACACCTATTATCATGACCTGGCGATGATCTATTACCAGCTCCAGGATTATGAAGAGGCACGCCGATATTTTACATTGCAAAGCGAGGAACTACTGCGCAAAGGAAATGATTTTAGAGTTGCAAGTATGTTCAATAATATCGCTCTAACATATGAGCGACAGGGAGATACGCTCAAGGCCATGGAGTTCTATAGAAAATCTATTGAAATCCTGGAGAAAGATCATCGTGCGAGTGAGAGCGACCCTCTACCATATAGAAAACACTTTTATAATGTAGTGCAGTCTAATCTGGCTAGCCTCAATATGGAAAACATGAGCTCGCCAGAAGTGAAAGAAATTTTTCTGGCTGAGATCAAGTCCAGCAAAGAGATTAAAGAACCTCGCATCACGCGGCAGTCTTACATCAACCTCAGCCAGCTGTATCTTTTTGATGGAAACGTGGACAGTCTTCAAAAATATCTGGGTCTGGCAAAGAAGTGGGAAGAAAGCTATCCTGATGCTAAAGATCGGGCAGACATCTCGAGCCTTCTAGGGAAAATGTATTACTTAAAAGGTGATAAAGAGAATGGTTATCTCGCTTTCGCGAAAGCGGAAAAACTCAAAGACAGTCTACAACAGGTCATTACCAGTAGACTACTGGTTGAAGCTACGGCTGAGTTTGACTATGATCAAATCAGTAAAACGCTGAGTACAAAAACAAAGGAACTGGAAGAAAACCGAAAGGCAGTAACCCTGCAGTGGATAGTCATGGGAGTACTGGCAGTTCTCCTCACCATTATCGGGATTCAGTTTTTCAAAGCAAACAAGGACAAGAAAAAAATAAGCAAACAGCGCCAGATGCTGAAAAAAAACCTAAAGGAGAAGGAATTGCTTCTTCAAGAAACCCACCACCGCGTTAAAAATAATCTGCAAATGATATCTGGATTGCTGGAAATGAAACAGCATAAAGTGATGAGCGCAGACGGGATGGAGGTATTACAAGAATCACAAGAGTACCTCACAAGCATGGCTCTGATTCACCATATGCTTTATGATGTTGAGGGTTCTGGCAAAGTAAACGCCGCACCTTACCTACAAAAGTTAATTGATCATATTGCTCGATCCAATGGACGCGAAGACGTAAAATTCAATTTTAATATCGAGCCACTAGAAATAAGTACGGAACGCTTATCACCTTTAGGACTTTTGGTTAATGAGCTTGTAGTCAATAGTTTTAAGCATGCCAGAGATCCAGATCTCAACATTATGATCAGTTTAGAAAGGAAAAGTAATTCTTATCATTTCAGGTACAAGGATTCAGGAACTGCCGTCGCGTCAAGAGTCGCTCATGAAAGTCACGAAGGTATGGGAATCACGCTGATCAAACTTTTTGTGGAAGAAATGGAGAGTGTTCCCCAGTTTGAAGATACCGCTGGGTTTGGTATCGAGTTTACATTTAAGGATTGA
- a CDS encoding T9SS type A sorting domain-containing protein, with translation MKSILRSSTSRLLFILFFMVIGEYAFSSVGSKDFLYPNITEKCSDLILSKSPININEDFESENLNGTSDYCEAFICNLSSSWTNLNNGNDDDIDWRVNNDATKSTTTRANFGFSEGTTVGKYFALEASNCSDSDGMLESDRISLDTYCDNKVINSSSISQPSILTRDLTVQLDNSGNYSLTTAEVDNGSTPSSGCSGLELSFGGSGPSGSLSTPTFTDNGQRGIMFDVEFINGAIITSFDVPLYPGTTADYEIYYRVGGYQGFESTAGDWTLIGSATDVTSLGTNMLTPLPIDIDLNFNAGQTVGFYITNTIGGGIQYKEGPSSGSTEIASDFNLVVTGGVGKAYPFGLTYPNRHFVGTINYGGTSILDFDCSDIGTQTVTLSGEDSCGNVGSNTSTITVLAPDAPDLDALNNVVANCSYTLPAITGTGLSGNQVYSEFSNGNGFNLSAGTVLNESDFSSYPITLYIYDEVCGISDEESFQLTIISQTPDITPLSHQTASGSFILPVISGNNLSGNEAYYTDVSGGGIQYNAGDAICITDFSSYPVTLYIYDSNGSCSDQESFSLNINPKPISVEYIYNGSWSPNAPDSSTNPSTSSDKITIQSGSPSLSSVIALDVQVDASATLTGLTGSTLSVERDLIVNGILDYQEATVFKAGCSNADWNMGQSEIGTLEAGADIDKITLSGVTNIYYRLTSQNNDRTEIAFNSANTNLTLNSSSSNTAVIDYAKIDFENGTDYSLTPKLTVERWFSGVRKFRLVSSPVSTNHFYAGESDTSGTSIFDNWQEGGRNLGDAGYESGFGTHITGPGGAANGFDTTQSNNLSIYGYENLNNSWVAVNSTHASTDQIKAGTTYRLMIRGDREIDLTDNSSAGRSTILRTEGEVFVWDREFDITGTTGSFNLIGNPYQAVFDIRAQATDPTDGLDVAGLNTNKMWIVDPSVTPAGSNYVSWDNVLGATLGSFNGYMQPGQAVFFEGSGNGDTTATLRREYAMTSAPLTGVYSTGGPHVMRIKLQDAAGTDLDGTIIGFNPSFSNVVDNDDSVKFLSSTFNIARNDGGSYLAIERRELPVDGEILPLHLSVDVDGSYQVLIAPVDIPDMNAYIADALTGTRILVDSVQETMLSFVVSARDTIGLDQRFTVEFEDVTLSVDDPAFAKAELLLYPNPATDGWFNLDFAGIEGSKTVKVVDLPGRLVESYKTEESRLFKIDTADMAAGVYIVEVEGSTGAASFKVVVE, from the coding sequence ATGAAATCTATATTACGCTCATCCACCTCTCGCTTACTGTTTATCTTATTTTTTATGGTGATAGGCGAGTATGCTTTTTCATCAGTCGGGAGCAAAGATTTTTTATATCCAAACATTACTGAGAAGTGTTCAGATTTAATTTTATCTAAGAGTCCTATCAATATAAATGAAGACTTTGAGAGTGAAAATCTGAATGGTACAAGTGATTATTGCGAAGCATTTATTTGTAATTTATCTTCTTCATGGACAAATCTCAACAATGGGAATGATGATGATATAGATTGGCGAGTAAATAATGATGCAACAAAATCCACGACCACAAGGGCAAATTTTGGTTTTTCTGAAGGTACAACTGTTGGTAAATACTTTGCTTTAGAAGCTAGTAACTGTTCTGATTCAGACGGTATGTTAGAGAGTGACAGGATTTCACTGGATACATATTGTGATAATAAAGTCATAAATTCTAGTTCCATCTCCCAACCAAGTATTTTAACTCGAGATTTGACAGTCCAGCTTGACAATTCTGGGAATTACTCTTTGACCACCGCCGAGGTTGATAATGGTAGCACCCCTAGTTCAGGTTGTTCAGGTTTAGAACTTTCTTTTGGTGGATCAGGACCTTCAGGGAGTTTATCAACACCGACTTTTACCGACAATGGTCAAAGAGGAATTATGTTTGATGTAGAATTCATAAATGGGGCTATTATTACATCATTTGACGTTCCACTTTATCCAGGCACTACTGCTGACTATGAGATTTATTATCGCGTGGGAGGATATCAAGGTTTTGAATCAACCGCTGGAGACTGGACCTTAATTGGCTCTGCAACTGATGTAACATCTTTAGGGACAAATATGTTAACGCCTTTACCAATAGATATAGATCTTAATTTCAACGCAGGTCAAACAGTCGGTTTTTATATAACCAACACTATAGGAGGAGGTATTCAATACAAGGAAGGCCCTAGCTCTGGATCGACAGAAATTGCAAGCGATTTCAATTTAGTTGTAACTGGAGGTGTAGGCAAGGCTTATCCATTTGGTCTAACCTATCCTAATCGTCATTTTGTTGGTACGATTAATTATGGAGGAACTTCTATACTAGACTTTGATTGTTCTGACATTGGAACCCAAACTGTTACTTTAAGCGGAGAAGACAGCTGCGGGAATGTAGGTAGTAATACATCAACGATAACTGTACTGGCACCAGATGCTCCTGATCTCGATGCCTTAAACAATGTTGTTGCAAATTGTTCTTATACCTTGCCAGCAATTACTGGCACTGGATTAAGCGGGAACCAGGTGTATTCAGAGTTCTCAAATGGTAATGGTTTCAACCTCAGCGCTGGAACCGTCTTGAACGAATCTGACTTTAGTAGTTACCCTATCACCTTATATATCTATGATGAGGTCTGCGGGATCAGCGATGAAGAAAGTTTCCAACTCACTATCATATCTCAAACCCCTGATATCACCCCATTATCCCATCAAACTGCTTCAGGATCTTTTATCCTCCCAGTGATCTCAGGTAACAACCTTTCAGGAAATGAAGCGTATTATACTGATGTAAGTGGTGGTGGAATTCAATATAATGCTGGTGATGCCATTTGCATCACAGATTTTTCAAGCTACCCTGTTACTCTCTACATTTATGACTCAAATGGTAGTTGTAGCGATCAAGAGTCTTTCAGTCTTAACATTAACCCAAAACCTATTTCAGTAGAATATATCTACAACGGCTCCTGGTCTCCCAATGCACCAGATAGTTCCACTAACCCCTCTACCAGTTCTGACAAAATTACTATTCAAAGCGGATCTCCATCGCTTTCAAGCGTTATAGCTCTTGATGTTCAAGTTGATGCTAGTGCGACGCTTACTGGTCTCACGGGCAGCACCTTGAGTGTAGAACGAGATTTAATAGTAAATGGCATACTGGACTATCAGGAAGCTACCGTATTCAAGGCGGGCTGTTCAAATGCTGACTGGAATATGGGTCAGTCTGAAATAGGCACACTTGAAGCTGGTGCAGACATTGACAAGATCACGCTTTCGGGTGTAACAAATATCTATTACAGACTTACGTCACAAAATAACGATCGTACCGAAATTGCGTTCAATAGTGCAAACACAAACCTGACCCTAAATAGCAGTTCTAGCAATACAGCAGTCATTGATTACGCCAAAATTGACTTTGAAAACGGCACAGATTATAGCCTAACGCCAAAACTTACCGTAGAACGCTGGTTCAGTGGAGTGCGCAAGTTCAGACTAGTCTCCTCGCCCGTTTCAACAAATCATTTTTATGCTGGTGAATCAGACACGAGTGGTACTTCGATCTTTGACAATTGGCAGGAAGGTGGTCGTAATCTTGGCGATGCAGGTTATGAATCCGGTTTTGGAACGCACATAACGGGTCCTGGTGGAGCGGCAAATGGATTTGACACCACTCAATCAAATAACCTGAGTATTTACGGCTACGAAAATCTAAATAACAGCTGGGTTGCAGTGAATTCAACCCATGCTTCAACTGATCAGATCAAGGCGGGAACAACTTATCGCTTGATGATACGAGGTGATAGAGAGATCGATCTAACTGATAATTCTTCAGCCGGGCGATCTACCATCTTAAGAACAGAAGGTGAAGTGTTCGTTTGGGATAGAGAATTTGACATCACAGGTACTACGGGCAGCTTTAACCTTATAGGAAATCCCTACCAGGCGGTATTTGACATACGCGCCCAAGCTACTGACCCCACTGATGGGTTAGATGTCGCAGGGTTAAACACAAATAAAATGTGGATTGTAGATCCCAGCGTGACGCCTGCTGGCAGCAACTATGTGAGTTGGGACAATGTTCTGGGAGCGACCTTAGGAAGTTTTAATGGATATATGCAACCTGGACAAGCAGTTTTCTTTGAGGGAAGTGGTAATGGTGATACCACGGCTACTCTTAGGCGTGAATACGCCATGACCAGCGCACCACTTACTGGAGTATACTCAACTGGCGGACCACACGTGATGAGGATCAAGCTGCAGGATGCTGCCGGGACAGACCTTGATGGGACCATCATAGGGTTTAATCCCTCTTTCAGCAATGTGGTGGATAATGATGACTCCGTTAAGTTCCTGAGCAGCACCTTTAATATCGCCCGTAATGATGGCGGCAGCTATCTGGCTATCGAGCGTCGTGAGTTGCCAGTAGATGGTGAGATATTGCCATTACACCTGAGTGTGGATGTAGATGGCAGCTATCAGGTTTTGATTGCTCCAGTAGACATTCCTGATATGAACGCCTATATAGCTGACGCCCTTACAGGAACAAGAATTCTTGTGGATTCTGTTCAAGAGACCATGCTTTCCTTTGTCGTTTCGGCGCGAGATACTATAGGTCTAGATCAGAGGTTTACCGTAGAGTTTGAAGATGTGACTTTGAGTGTGGATGATCCCGCTTTCGCGAAAGCGGAACTCCTACTCTACCCCAACCCAGCAACTGACGGCTGGTTTAATCTAGACTTTGCAGGAATTGAGGGCAGCAAGACCGTGAAGGTGGTTGACCTACCGGGAAGGCTTGTGGAAAGCTATAAGACCGAGGAGTCCAGACTATTCAAAATCGATACGGCAGACATGGCGGCCGGCGTCTACATCGTAGAGGTGGAAGGCAGCACAGGCGCAGCAAGCTTTAAGGTTGTGGTAGAATAA
- a CDS encoding fumarylacetoacetate hydrolase family protein translates to MKIICIGRNYTEHIAELANERPIEPVVFLKPDTAILLNKQPFFIPAFSDDIHHEVEVVVRINRIGKHIDKKFAHKYYDEIGLGIDFTARDVQQKCKEKGLPWEKAKSFDGAAVISRDFIKKEELGDLNNLEFKLFKNDQLQQNGNTSHMLWDINSIIEYVSQYFTLKIGDLIYTGTPAGVSRVQENDVLRGELAGREMFNIRVK, encoded by the coding sequence ATGAAAATAATCTGCATAGGTCGCAATTACACAGAGCATATCGCTGAACTAGCAAATGAACGGCCCATTGAACCTGTTGTGTTTTTAAAGCCAGACACGGCCATATTGCTAAATAAGCAACCGTTTTTCATTCCGGCTTTTAGTGATGACATACATCATGAGGTGGAGGTGGTGGTGCGCATCAATCGCATCGGGAAGCATATTGACAAAAAGTTTGCTCACAAGTATTACGATGAAATTGGTCTTGGAATCGATTTTACCGCGAGGGATGTGCAGCAAAAGTGTAAGGAAAAAGGATTGCCTTGGGAAAAAGCTAAATCATTTGACGGTGCTGCGGTAATCTCACGAGACTTTATTAAAAAAGAAGAACTAGGCGACTTAAATAATTTGGAATTCAAGCTCTTCAAAAATGACCAGCTGCAACAGAACGGAAACACTTCACACATGTTGTGGGATATCAATTCTATAATAGAATACGTCTCACAATATTTTACCCTGAAGATTGGCGACCTCATTTATACGGGAACACCAGCAGGTGTTTCACGCGTCCAGGAGAATGATGTGCTCAGAGGTGAGTTGGCGGGTCGAGAGATGTTCAATATTCGTGTGAAATAG
- the guaB gene encoding IMP dehydrogenase, with product MVSHTSKFLGEGLTYDDVLLVPAYSEVLPREVSIKTKFTRNITLNAPVISAAMDTVTESRMAIAMAQEGGIGILHKNMSIEAQAQKVRRVKRAESGMILDPVTLKQNATVKDAKTSMAEHSIGGIPITDDEGFIKGIVTNRDLRFEKNDDRPVTEVMTSEKLVTAKAGTSLQDAESILQEHKIEKLLVVDDQNKLVGLITFRDITKLTLKPNANKDQYGRLRVAAAIGVTGDAVERAGALVDAGVDAVVIDTAHGHTKGVVEVLKRVKEKYPELEVVVGNVATAAAAKYLADAGADAVKVGIGPGSICTTRVVAGVGFPQLSAVMEAAQALKGTGVPVIADGGIRYTGDIPKAIAAGADCVMLGSLLAGTTESPGETIIYDGRKFKSYRGMGSVEAMQHGSKDRYFQDVEDDIKKLVPEGIVGRVPYKGDLNESMTQFIGGLRAGMGYCGAKDIESLKENGQFVKITTAGMHESHPHNVTITKEAPNYSR from the coding sequence ATGGTTTCCCACACATCAAAGTTTTTAGGCGAAGGACTTACCTACGATGACGTCCTTCTTGTCCCAGCTTACAGCGAGGTTCTACCTAGAGAAGTAAGTATTAAAACTAAATTTACTCGCAATATAACGCTCAATGCTCCAGTAATTTCTGCTGCGATGGATACGGTGACGGAAAGCCGTATGGCTATAGCGATGGCGCAGGAAGGCGGTATAGGAATCTTGCATAAGAACATGAGCATTGAGGCTCAAGCTCAAAAAGTGCGCCGTGTAAAAAGAGCTGAAAGCGGTATGATTCTAGATCCAGTTACACTCAAACAAAACGCAACTGTAAAAGATGCTAAAACTAGTATGGCAGAGCACAGCATAGGTGGGATCCCTATAACAGACGATGAAGGTTTTATAAAGGGAATCGTAACTAATCGTGACTTGAGATTTGAGAAAAATGATGACAGACCTGTAACAGAGGTAATGACATCAGAAAAGCTAGTCACCGCAAAGGCTGGAACCTCTCTTCAAGATGCAGAATCCATACTCCAAGAGCACAAAATTGAGAAGCTACTCGTCGTCGATGATCAAAACAAACTGGTAGGTTTAATCACGTTTAGAGACATAACCAAGCTTACTCTTAAGCCTAATGCAAATAAGGATCAATATGGTAGACTGCGTGTGGCAGCTGCCATAGGTGTTACTGGAGATGCTGTAGAACGTGCAGGCGCCCTTGTTGATGCAGGAGTTGACGCTGTAGTCATTGATACAGCCCATGGACACACAAAGGGTGTGGTGGAAGTACTCAAGCGTGTGAAAGAAAAATACCCTGAGCTGGAAGTTGTCGTAGGGAATGTAGCCACTGCAGCAGCAGCAAAGTATCTTGCAGATGCCGGTGCAGATGCCGTAAAGGTAGGTATAGGTCCTGGTTCTATATGTACTACTCGAGTGGTTGCCGGAGTTGGATTCCCGCAATTGAGTGCGGTAATGGAAGCTGCTCAAGCTTTAAAGGGCACAGGAGTTCCTGTAATTGCTGACGGTGGTATACGCTACACTGGTGATATTCCTAAAGCTATCGCTGCGGGAGCTGATTGTGTAATGCTGGGATCACTCCTAGCTGGAACAACTGAATCACCTGGCGAGACCATTATCTATGATGGCCGTAAATTTAAATCCTATCGAGGAATGGGATCTGTAGAAGCGATGCAGCACGGTTCAAAAGACCGCTATTTCCAAGATGTTGAGGACGACATTAAGAAGCTAGTACCAGAAGGGATTGTGGGCCGAGTCCCATATAAAGGAGATTTAAATGAAAGTATGACCCAGTTCATAGGCGGTTTACGTGCTGGAATGGGTTATTGTGGTGCAAAAGACATTGAATCTCTTAAAGAAAATGGTCAATTTGTAAAGATCACCACTGCCGGTATGCATGAGAGCCATCCTCATAATGTGACTATTACTAAAGAGGCACCTAATTACAGTCGATGA
- a CDS encoding class I SAM-dependent methyltransferase produces MNLVIDYDKFFEVNKQTWNSKTPVHAGSMFYDGDAFAKAALSGVKGARNSLNSYELNAFPNVKGKSLLHLQYHFGQDSLSWAAGGAEVTGVDIIDVAINKENELSASLNIPADFVCCNVLETLQNVLEQFDIIFTSYGVIGWLPDLKPRQK; encoded by the coding sequence ATGAATTTGGTCATTGATTATGACAAATTCTTTGAGGTCAATAAGCAAACCTGGAATAGCAAAACTCCAGTGCACGCGGGTAGTATGTTCTATGATGGTGACGCTTTCGCGAAAGCTGCCCTGAGCGGCGTCAAAGGGGCGAGAAATTCCTTAAACTCCTACGAGTTAAACGCGTTTCCAAACGTAAAGGGCAAATCACTCTTGCACCTGCAATACCATTTTGGACAAGATAGTTTGAGCTGGGCTGCCGGTGGTGCCGAGGTAACTGGAGTGGACATAATAGATGTCGCTATTAACAAGGAAAACGAGCTTTCTGCATCATTAAATATCCCTGCAGATTTTGTCTGCTGTAATGTTCTTGAAACTTTACAAAATGTCCTAGAGCAATTCGATATCATTTTTACCAGTTATGGTGTGATAGGCTGGTTACCAGACCTAAAGCCACGGCAAAAATGA
- a CDS encoding C1 family peptidase produces MKKLVPIFCVVLAFAKAEFSNAQGVDYRHVQTPVKNQGMRGTCTAFGVAAALETVPAMPADVSEQYLYAALKHSQPGATYEEGAFLSSYKKPLATYGVISEEVMPYNGEPLEWESDINDFTRLIKGAQIGSIGLYQFQQFASHGILEKDFIYYDKTVAHDIDEIKRLLTAGVPSIAVHYTYVHAPAWSRAKISAGNPLLPTIGVKLPDGNKRYIDVYNTYEGDLTADIFSGKVPFYLIEPTTKMEDGRTRQNYSGHVVTIVGFNDKGFIFKNSWGTDWGDNGYGYISYAAHKIMAREALFFAEANILYPEKYSDLKSDSRIDLKSSLFLDEKAQPQFYLTLDQSFDPVKIQQAEFRVYDSRNQELMTRTVTFEDDLQKLLGFKPFEDQLMPPDFLLNSGHINVNVKITGENGVETLRYYRAITAGVGQYKTRDLENAHQINPPQMEGSVFNELFVFDGKNMGFNVSPIDFHRAIQESKVDFNTVAGQTNHAVLYKDAPFQYAQFKFSSHTDRVLEEVELVFDTEQKAINYFNENFKNFKSDVYRVSSTNRELTLLKEEVPFKAKVWQFNNKIFMAIKLPGGKWSNL; encoded by the coding sequence ATGAAAAAATTAGTTCCCATATTTTGTGTTGTTCTCGCTTTCGCGAAAGCTGAATTCTCAAATGCCCAAGGCGTTGATTACCGCCACGTGCAAACACCAGTCAAAAACCAGGGAATGCGAGGGACCTGCACGGCCTTTGGGGTGGCAGCAGCTTTAGAAACCGTGCCTGCCATGCCGGCAGATGTCAGTGAGCAATATCTTTATGCAGCACTCAAGCACAGCCAGCCCGGCGCGACCTATGAGGAAGGCGCGTTTTTGAGCAGTTACAAAAAACCATTGGCTACTTATGGTGTGATCAGTGAAGAGGTCATGCCTTATAATGGAGAACCGCTTGAGTGGGAAAGCGATATTAACGATTTTACCAGATTGATCAAAGGCGCACAGATAGGAAGCATAGGTTTATACCAGTTCCAGCAGTTTGCCAGCCACGGAATTTTAGAGAAGGATTTTATCTATTATGATAAAACGGTGGCTCACGATATTGACGAGATCAAAAGATTACTCACTGCAGGCGTTCCCAGTATTGCCGTGCATTATACCTATGTTCATGCGCCAGCCTGGTCGCGGGCAAAGATCTCTGCCGGCAATCCTTTGTTGCCTACGATAGGAGTGAAGCTCCCAGACGGTAACAAGCGTTATATAGATGTTTACAATACCTATGAAGGCGACCTTACGGCAGACATCTTTAGTGGTAAAGTTCCGTTCTACCTGATCGAACCTACGACTAAAATGGAAGATGGCCGCACACGTCAAAATTACAGCGGTCATGTGGTGACCATAGTAGGTTTTAATGATAAGGGGTTTATCTTCAAGAACTCATGGGGAACCGATTGGGGCGATAATGGGTACGGCTACATTTCTTATGCCGCGCATAAAATTATGGCGCGAGAAGCCTTGTTTTTTGCAGAGGCCAATATTCTCTACCCAGAAAAATACAGTGATCTTAAATCAGATTCACGCATCGATTTGAAAAGCAGTCTTTTTCTAGATGAGAAAGCTCAACCACAGTTTTATTTGACGCTGGATCAATCTTTTGATCCGGTAAAAATCCAGCAAGCAGAGTTTAGGGTGTATGATTCGCGCAATCAAGAATTAATGACCAGAACCGTCACATTTGAAGATGATTTGCAAAAACTCTTGGGATTCAAACCTTTTGAGGATCAATTGATGCCTCCGGATTTTTTACTCAATAGTGGTCATATCAATGTGAATGTAAAAATCACGGGAGAGAACGGCGTTGAGACCTTACGCTACTATCGCGCGATTACAGCTGGAGTAGGACAGTATAAAACGCGAGATCTTGAAAATGCTCATCAAATCAATCCGCCGCAAATGGAAGGCTCAGTATTCAATGAGCTTTTTGTTTTTGATGGGAAGAACATGGGGTTCAATGTGAGTCCCATAGACTTTCACCGAGCTATTCAAGAGAGTAAGGTTGATTTCAACACCGTCGCTGGACAGACTAACCATGCGGTACTTTATAAGGATGCGCCCTTTCAGTATGCGCAATTTAAATTCAGCAGTCATACGGATCGAGTGCTGGAGGAAGTTGAGTTGGTTTTTGATACTGAGCAAAAAGCGATCAATTATTTCAACGAGAACTTCAAGAATTTTAAGTCTGATGTTTACCGGGTAAGTTCTACAAATAGGGAATTGACCCTGCTCAAAGAGGAAGTTCCGTTTAAAGCAAAAGTGTGGCAATTCAACAATAAAATCTTTATGGCGATTAAACTGCCGGGAGGGAAGTGGAGTAATCTATAG